ATGTTAGATGAGGATTTTTTCTAACGTCTTTAACTCCAAAAGCGTCTTATATTGCTATGTAATCAACAAAAATTGACGGAGTTCTTACATCTTCCGGCTTTAGGTCTCCTGTTTCAACCAATTCGGAGGTTTCGGCAATTACCATGTCGGCAGCCATAGCCATCAGCGGGTTGAAGTTTTGCATGGTGCCTCGGTACACTAGGTTGCCATCCCTGTCGCTAATGCTGGCTCCCAGAAGGGCAACGTCGGCTCTTAGCGGCTTTTCAAGAAGGTACTCTTTCCCGTCAACCTGCATAACCTGCTTGCCTTCGGCAACTACGGTTCCAATTCCGGTTGGGGTAAGGATTCCGCCCAGCCCAGCTCCGCCTGCACGAACGCGCTCGGCTAACGTTCCTTGTGGCGAAAACTCGATGTCGAGTTCACCAGCATTCATCTGGTCGATGGTGCAAGGGTTAGTCCCAATATGCGAAGTGATGACTTTCTTAACCTGGTGGTTTACTATTAGCTTGCCCAACCCTTTGTCGGGGAAAGCGGTGTCGTTGCAAATTATCGTAAGATCTTTTACACTCGATTCCAAGAGGGCGTCTATAATTCGGTTAGGTCCTCCTGTAGATAAAAATCCACCAACCATAACAGTCATTCCATCCTTAATTTTCGATGCGGCTTCGGCTATCGTAATGAGTTTCTCCATGTGCTTAGTGCTTGTTGACAAAATACATAAATGTGCAGTGTCGTGTAACGTTTGCATGGTAAATGCTTGCGTAAACATATAGTTTTATTTTGAAACTACATAGTAGGAATGGGGAAAAATATTACAAAAAAACGCCCGATATGGTGTTAATTGTAATTCATATTGCTATGTATGCTTAAAAATTGTAGCTAAATTGTGTATGTTAATTGCTGTTTTAAGCCGATGATGCTGGAAAACATTACAGCTACTAGGGTAGGACGGAGGGGGTGTTGGGTAAAAGTTCTTAAATGTTTATAGCTTTATTTGCTCGATGCGGCATGTGCTTCCACCAGCCATAACCAGGATGTTGCCATCTGGTTTACGGGTAAGTTCGACAACAATCTCCGAAGGCTTTTTCATGGTGTAGCCTTGCTCGAACGTTACCTTCGATGGTACCGCTACCATACCATACTTATATAGGTAGCCGGCAAGCGCCCCCGATGCCGATCCTGTAGCCGCCTCCTCGTCGATGCCGTAGAGCGGGGCTAGGTTGCGGCAGTGGGCAGCGTTCCCGTTTACGGTTTCTGATGTGAAGATATGGTATCCGATCGCGCCGTGCATTTTAGATATTGCGGCAACTTCCGCAAAATCTGGTTTTATGGCATTAATTGCCTCAAGCGATTTTACCGGTACCATGATATCCTTTAGTCCGGTGGATACTATCTGGATTGGCAGGTCTTCCATAAACTCATTGGGGGAGATGTTAAGCGACTTAGCTACTGTTGCCTTGTCAATTGTTTCATAAAAGATAGGGGGCCTTTGCTCCATGGTAACGGTGCGATCGCCGACTTCTACCCGAAGGATTCCTGCGTTAGTTTCCTGCGTGTACCACCCCTTCTTGATGATGTTGAGGTGGTGCATAAGGTAGAAGGTGGCAATGGTGGCATGCCCGCATAGGTCAACCTCTTGTACCGGCGTAAAGAAGCGAACCCTAAAGTTAGCCTTGTCCGATGGCGAAACAAATGCGGTTTCCGAAAGCCCAACCTTGGCAGCAATTTGCTGCATCTCTTCGTCCGAAAGGTTGTCGGCTACGAGAATAACTCCGGCAGGATTGCCTCCTTGGGAACTTTTACTGAAGGCATTTAGCGTGTATGCTTGCATGGAGGGACGAGATATTATATATTAGATTTTAGACACAAGACACAAGATTCAAGATGCAAGAGAAGTGGGCTAGTCAATCATTGTGGAAGCATCGTTTTCGCTTAGCTGTTCGATGCCTTTAAGCTTTTGCTGGATGGCACGGGTGCGAACGCCAACAAGCGAATCTAGCTCGTTTGATGCTTGGTTCAGCTTTACCTTCGTTTTCTCTAAAACATCGCCAAACTTGGTGAACTCAGTCTTTACGGCAGACAGCAGCTTCCAAACCTCGTTCGATCGCTTCTCGATAGCCAATGTCTTAAACCCAAGTTGAAAGCTGTTGAGCAATGCTGTAACGGTAGTCGGACCGGTAATTATCACCTTGTAGTCGCGATATGCTTGCTCTACAAGTGTGCTGTTGCGAACAACCTCGGCAAAAAGCCCCTCTACAGGGAGGAACATAATGGCAAAGTCTGCCGTGTATGGCGGGTTGATGTACTTTTCGGAAATTGTTTTGGCATTTACCATTATGCTTTTTGTTAGCAGGCGGTTGGACTCCTGAATTGCAGCAGCGCTTCCTGTTTCGTAGGCGGTAACAAGGTTGTGGTAAACATCCATGGGGAACTTAGAGTCGATGGGGAGCCAGAGCACCTCATCGTCCGACTTGCCTGGTAGCTTTATGGCAAACTCTACAGCCTCTTTGCTTCCTTCTTTTACCATAACATTTTGTCCAAATTGCGATGGGGTAAGTATCTGGTTGAGTATTACGCTTAGCTGTATCTCTCCAAAAATGCCTCTGGTCTTCACGTTGGTGAGAACCTTCTTTAAGTCGCCAACACCATTAGCAAGTTCATGCATTTCTCCAAGTCCTTTATGCACCAGTTCAAGCCTTTCGCTTACCATTTTAAATGATTGCCCAAGGCGTTCCTCTAGCGTTTTGTTTAGCTTCTCGTCAACGGTTTCGCGCATGCGCTCCAGCATAGTGTTATTGTCGAAGCGCATCTTTTCCATTCGCTCCTCGTTTGATCTTGCAATGTACTGCAGCTGCTGGTTGATGGCTGTTGTTAATGCACTAAACGAATGAGTTTGCTCCTTGCGCCCTTCGCTGGCAAGTCGGCTAAACTCTTCGCGGTTGCGGCGAAACTCTTCCCGCATCGATTCTTCCATTTTGTGAATCTCTTGCACCTGCTGGTTTTGGGAAAGGTGTAACTCTTTTAACCTCGATAGCAGGAAAAGAATAAGCGCAATTAGTGCGAGATTAGAGATTGTCAGTACTGTAAGTATGCTGTTCATATGCTTGGTTTATACTGTAAAGATAGAGTTTGTCGGATTAGGGAGTTGTAGATCCGTCGATTTTTTGGTTTGTTATGTACCGTAAAAAAACTTTCTCATGCAATGTTTTATGCTAGCTATACTAAAATGTGGAAATTGTAGCTGATTCGCCGTAAATTTCTTCAGAATAAAAAACACAAAGCTAATGAAGTTGAAACTATTGTCAGGAATTGGACTTATAGTCTTTTTAGGATGTTCCAAAGAAGATGTTAAAGTAGCACAACAAAAGGGGTTTGTTAAGATTTCGGCGCAGGTGGATGCCCGGGTTCGTCTTAAGGCAGCCCTTGCTGTAGATAATTACGATGTTAGCATCACGAGTAAGGCGGATGCGAAGTTTTCCTATGGCAAAAAGGTATCGGCTATAGGAGCGAATCCTGTTGAACTTGAAGTGGGAGAGTATACCATTAAAGTGAATTCTCCTTCTGTAGCACTCCCTGGTTTTAGTGTGCCGCTTTATGGCGCTTCTCAGGACTTTGCTATTACAGCAGGAACTACAAAGAACTTAAGTCTTGTTTGTAAGCAAACCAATGCAGGCATTAAGGTAGGCTATAGTGATGCTTTTAAGAAGTACTGTACGGATAAATCGCTGTCCTACTCCACATCTATTGAGCAAGCAGGTAGCAGTCTTACCTATGCAACCTCTGAAACACGTGTTGGTTACTTCAATTCAGGGACTGTAAATGTGACAGTAAATGTTGGAGATAAAAGTTCCTCATCAGCATTGACACTCGCGGCACAGGATTTGGTAAATCTTTCAATAGACATGACTTCCGAAGATCCATCTAAGGTTGTTCTGACCATTACAGGTGTAGATGATGTGAATACTCGGGATGAAAAGATTACGATTTCGCTAAAACCTAATGCTAGCACAGAGACGTTAAAGTTGAGCGAAGATTTTGCCTCGATAACTACAGGTGACAACATAAGTTCTAGTGGTTCAGCAGCTGTATGGGCGGGTGATGATATTTTTATATCAGCTACAAAAGCCTATAAAGCTGGTGGTGCCATAAAATTAGGGATTGATGGAACAGAGGGGAGCATTGTCTCTAAAACGTTAGATCTTTCTGCAAATAGTGGTAACGTTACTGTAAAAGTAAAGGTGAAAGGATGGGAAAAGGTTGAATCATCTCTGTTGATAATGGTTGATAAAATAGAAAAGGAGGTCCCTTACAATGCTATAATGTCTGGAGAGTTTGAAGAGGTAACAGCTAGTTTTCCCAAAGCAGGAACTTCCTCGTCTAAAATTACCATAAAATCCTCAAAGAAACGGTTGTTTATAGATGATGTTAAGGTTTATAATTAGGGGGAAGGGAGAGGTATATGGAGTCGTGAAAGCATGAAAAATTGAAAAATTGAAAAATTGTGAATAGGTAATAGAGGTATCTAAGGGCGCCGAAGGGGTGTGTAAGGCATCAGTTCGGCGTCCTTTTAGTGTATGGTAGATTTGTGAAAAATCCCGTGAAAATCTGTTGCATCCGTTAGATCAGTGTTCCGATTCGCTATCTTCGCAAGAATTTTACAAACTAAACTCAAAACAGCATGCGACGTTTTATTCTATCGCTAATCATCTTGGCCTCTGCTAGCGCTTATGGGCAAACCTACATTAAGCTGAATGCTCCTGCAGTATTAGTAAAGGCATTTAATCCATCCATTGAAACTCGACTCTCCAATAAGTGGACTTTCGAGTTTGATATGCTTATGACCTTTAGAAACGAGACAAACGATAAGGGGCCATTTCGTATCCTTATGCTTCAACCCGAAGGTCGATACTACTTTAATGAGATTAACAAGGGCTTTTTCGTAGGTATTAATACCGGCTACGCCATGTTTAGAATGACTAAACCTCATTGGCTTTTTAAGGAGGATTATAATTCTCTTCATGAGTATCAGATGGGCTGGTCGGTACAGGCTGGTGTCACATTAGGCTATGAATGGAAAATTAAGGATAGGTGGCTAATCGACGCATTTGTAGGAGGCGGTCGTCAGTGGTCTAATTATTACGGATTTAATTTTCAGACTGGTGAACAGTATGAAAAATTCAATGGAAGTGCTGAGTATATGCCCTATAAAGGCGGGATAAATATTGGTTATAGGCTAGGGAAGTAGAATCGTCGATTATTAGAACTTAGAATTGACAATTGTTGACCGCTTGCTGGTGAATATATTCAACCACTTTGTGGTTGTTTATATCCTCTTCCTGCTCCCCCGTGTTTCATTTGTGGCTATTCATCTTGAAGCCCTTATGGGCTTCTGGTAGCTGTGATGATGGCTATTGGTTCTATGCTTCGCTTTGATTAATGCCGCATAATGGCTGTTGAGGGGTAATTAGAAAGGTTTGAATTCGAATAGACGCGTATGTAAAGCGGGTGAATAATGCCCCAAAAAATTATAAACGTAAAGCGGTTGAATGGTGATCCAGAAGTAGGACTTACCACCCAAAACTGTAGAGTCATATTGGTTCTATAACGAATAGGGTGGGTAGTAGAACTGGGGGCTTGCTAATGAATACATTCAACCTTTTTGTGGTTATTTATATCCTCTTCTTGCTTCTCTGTATTTCACTCGGGTCTATTCATTTTTAAGTCCTTATGGGTTTCTGTTAGCCGTAATCAAACTATTTGCCATTATAAATTTGGATCATAGAGAATAGGGCCTTAATGTATTCCATGATCTTTTTGGTGTTGTATTTATTTACAATACAAGGTAATATATGCCTATAGTGCCTTGTAAAGACATTTTTCACAATTTTTTTTGGGGGATAGAACAGGACTCAACTAAAAGGTTCTATATTTACAGCCGCAAAAAAAAAACGAGGGATAAGTGGTGTAACTGGCAAAATTGACTCTTCATTTTTATTTGCTAAATGTCTATATGTCATCCATTAATGATTAAAGTTAATGTGGCTGACGAGGCTTTGCTGTACTTATACCTTACTAGCGATATAATACATTGATGATGATAGTACGAAGACTTTCCTCTCTTCTTCTGGCAACAATTGGACTTACGTTGCTCTCTTTATCTGCCAATTCGCAGAATATATCACCCGACATGGTTGAAAAGGCTCGTGCAGTTGGTGTTTCGCAACAGCAAATTGATGCTGCCATGAAGCAACAACAAGGTTCTACAGGTTCGTCGGTTCCTGTAACTAAGGCTGTTGCTCCTAGTTCTGTTGATAGGAATGTGAAGGCTGATAGTATTTATAGAACAAATGAGAAAATGTCATCTTTTGTTGATGATGCCTCCAAAAAGAAAATTGTGTTTGGTCGAGAGATCTTTTCCCAAAAGAATCTTACGTTTGCTCCAAACATGAATCTTGCTACGCCTAAGAATTACCGATTAGGTGCTGGTGATGAACTTATGATTAATATCTATGGTGCATCGGAAGATAATATTGCACAAAAGATAAGTGCCGACGGACGCGTAGTTATTCCTAATATTGGACCAGTATCCTTAGCTGGTTTGACCATCGAAGGAGCCGAGAGTAAGCTGCGCTTAACAATGTCTAGGATTTATTCGGGATTGAACGGTGGTGGTACTCACCTGACACTCTCGCTTCGCAATATTCGCAGTATTAAGGTGAATATGGTTGGCGAAGTGGTAGCACCTGGTACCTATACACTTCCTTCGTTGGCAACTCTGTTTAATGCGTTGTATGCTGCAGGAGGTGTTAACGATATAGGATCGTTGCGTAGCATTAAGGTGTACCGTGGTAGCCACATGGTTGGCGAACTCGATGTGTACGACTACCTGCTTAACGGAAAGTTTGGTTCTAATGTCCGCTTAGAGGACAATGATATGGTGGTTGTTTCGCCATACGATAAGCTGGTTACAATCGAAGGTAACGTTAAGCGTCCTCGTATCTTTGAAATGAAAAAGGGTGAAACGCTTGCCGATGCTATTCGATTTGCTGGTGATTTTAAGTCTTCGGCCTACTCTGAGAATATTACGTTAAAGCGAAGCAATGGCCGTCAATTTGAGGTGCATACTGTTGATAAGGCAGATTTTAAGAATTTTGTCATGCAGGATGGTGATGAGTTAACTGTTGGCGAGGTGGTAAAATCGTTTAGTAATAGGGTGGAGATACAAGGAGCCGTGCAACGCCCTGGTATGTTTGCCCTAACAGATAAACTCTCTACCGTAAAACAGCTTATTGATAAGGCTGAAGGTGTTCGTGGTGATGCATTTCTTACCCGTACTCAAATAACCCGTACGCTTCCTGACTCGTCGAAGCAGATGGTTGCGGTTGATTTATACGCTTTACTTAACAATAAAATAGGTGATGTGGCGCTCGAAAACAAGGATGTGCTCTACATTCCTTCGATATACGATCTGCAAAAGGAGTTTACTGTAACCATAAAGGGTGCTGTTGATAGCGCCGCTACCTATCCTTTCCGTAAGGATATGACGGTTGAAGACCTTATTGTTATGGCAGGTGGATTGAAGTACGAAGCTTCGCTACAGCAAATCGAGATTGCCCGCCGTATTAGAGATCCATATTCGCTAAAGCCTACCGATAAGGCTGCCGAGGTATTCTCCTTTAGCATAGACGATAAGTTATCGATATCGCCAGAGGCAAAACGCTTTGCTTTGGCACCTTACGATGAGGTTTACGTACGGGTTTCGCCAGGATATGAGAAGCAATGTAATGTTACCATAAGGGGTGAAGTTGTATTTAGGGGTGACTACGTGCTGTCGAATAAAAGTCAGCGACTTAGCGAAGTTATTACTAAGGCGGGAGGCTTAACTCCACAGGCGTACATAAAGGGTGCCCGACTACTAAGAAAAATGACCCACGATGATTCGGTAAGGGTGATTTCTCTGGTAAAGCTTGCTTCACGTAACTCTTCAAAGAAGGATACTATAGATATTAAGAAACTAGATATTGGCTCTGAATATTTTGTGGGTATCGATCTCGAAAAGGCCATGAGTAATGCAGGATCGGAATACGATGTGGTGCTTAAGGAGGACGATGTTATTGAGGTGCCTCAGTTTAGCAACACGGTTCGTATAAGTGGAGCGGTGCTATATCCAAATACTGTTACCTACCGAAAGAGTGTGAGCCTACGCGAATACGTTAGCATGGCTGGGGGGTACGACGATGGTGCCAAGAAGAGAAAAGCATTCGTTATATATATGAACGGTACCGCAGCTCGAAAGAAGTTCTGGAGTTCTCCACGAATTGAACCTGGTTGCGAAATTGTAGTACCTACCAAACCCGAACGTAAGGGGGCCACTGCTGGCGAAATATTAGGCTACAGCTCTTCGTTAGCCTCCATTGCGGCAATGATTGCTACGATTATTAGTGTGACTAAGTAGTTAGTAGTTAGTCGGGAATCGTTAGTCGTTAGTCGACTCTCGATTAGCAATCCTCGATTAATATCTGCCAATTCTCGATTCCCGACCACCGATAATATGACACATAAAGATTTAGATGTTTGGAAGTTATCAATGGGTTTGGTCGTAGATGTTTACCAATTAACGGATGGTCTGCCTAAATCCGAAACTTTTGGTTTGACATCGCAAGTACGTAGAGCCGTTGTGTCAGTTCCTTCTAATATAGCAGAAGGTGCTGCGAGGAAGAATTTAAAAGAATATATACAATTTCTTTATGTGGCTTTAGGTTCGATTTCAGAGGTAGATACTCAATTGAAATTAATATTAAGACTTGGTTTTGCAGAAATTTCTCCTGAACTCCTCGATAAAATAGAGCATGTAAAGAAAATGCTATTGAACCTAATTAAAGTGTTGAAAGAAAAAGATGTTAGACGTTAGTAGTTAGTTGGGAATAGTTAGTTGTTAGTCGACTACCGATTAACTATTAACAACTCGCGACTCTCAAATATAGATTAATGAAAATCCGATTCTCGGGCAAAGTAAACTCTGAGACACAAAGATACAGAAAGTCAAATAGAAGTTGTTTTTTCGACTAACGACTAAACTAAAGATATAAAGTCATAGAGGAACGTAGAGTTATTTAAAGTCGCATTTGCCGATTCCCGACTCCCTATTAACGATTAACGATACCAGAATACAAACAACAATGACCAATACTCCAAACAACCAACAACCCCAAATTGAAACCTCGCCGACCAAGAAATCCGGCGAAATAGAAATCGATCTTCTGGAACTTGCTCGTAATCTATGGGATAACCGTAAGTTTATTCTTAAGGTAACTTCAATATTTGCTGCAATAGGGCTTTTTGTGGCTATATTCTCGGCAAAGGAGTACACCAGTAGCGTTACTATGGTTCCTCAGTTAGGCGATGGTAAAAGCAAGGCTGGTGGCTTGGCTGGTTTGGCTGCAATGGCAGGGGTTAACCTTGGTGATATGGGTGGTGGCGATGTCCTATCTCCAACCATCTACCCCAAAATAATGGCCAGCGTGCCATTCCAAAAGGATTTAATGTACACCAAGGTAAAGTTCGACAACATACCACACGAAATTACCCTTTATGACTACTATACCAACGAAGACTACCAACCGTTTAACCTGTTTGTTTCGATAAAGAAGTACACGATTGGGTTGCCGGTGGTAATAATAAAAGCAGTGAAAGGAGAGATTAGTGAGAAGGGAGTAGGGAATAGGGTGTCGAAATATTTGAGACTTTCTCAAAAGGAAGACGCTATAGCAAAACTACTGTCTTCGAAGGTTTCGTTGGCAATAAACGAAAAAGAGGGAACGTTAAATCTTACAGCCAATATGCCAGAGGCATTGGCTTCCACTCAGGTGGTGGAGGCTGCACGTTTGCTGCTGCAAAAGTATATAACAGACTTTAAGGTGGATAAGGTAAAGCAAAACCTCGACTTTATACAGCAGCGCTACAACGAGGCTAAGGCTAGTTTCGAGCAAAAGCAGATGCAGCTGGCAGCATTTAAAGATGGGAACCGTAATGTTATATTGGCCTCTGCTCAAACAACAGGCGATCGTATTAATGCTGAATATACCCTTCTATATAGCGTTTACTCGGAGTTGGCTAAGCAACTGGAGCAGGCTAAAATTAAGGTAAAGGATGCTACCCCGGTGTTAACTGTGGTTGAACCTGCGGTTGTGCCGAACATAAAAAGTAAGCCTAATAGACCAATGATTCTTGTCGTTTATTCCTTTTTAGGATTCTTTTTTGGGGT
This window of the uncultured Acetobacteroides sp. genome carries:
- a CDS encoding Wzz/FepE/Etk N-terminal domain-containing protein; protein product: MTNTPNNQQPQIETSPTKKSGEIEIDLLELARNLWDNRKFILKVTSIFAAIGLFVAIFSAKEYTSSVTMVPQLGDGKSKAGGLAGLAAMAGVNLGDMGGGDVLSPTIYPKIMASVPFQKDLMYTKVKFDNIPHEITLYDYYTNEDYQPFNLFVSIKKYTIGLPVVIIKAVKGEISEKGVGNRVSKYLRLSQKEDAIAKLLSSKVSLAINEKEGTLNLTANMPEALASTQVVEAARLLLQKYITDFKVDKVKQNLDFIQQRYNEAKASFEQKQMQLAAFKDGNRNVILASAQTTGDRINAEYTLLYSVYSELAKQLEQAKIKVKDATPVLTVVEPAVVPNIKSKPNRPMILVVYSFLGFFFGVVGVFIISFLYKVNGGKFEKLMRKTLKH
- a CDS encoding CoA transferase subunit A — its product is MEKLITIAEAASKIKDGMTVMVGGFLSTGGPNRIIDALLESSVKDLTIICNDTAFPDKGLGKLIVNHQVKKVITSHIGTNPCTIDQMNAGELDIEFSPQGTLAERVRAGGAGLGGILTPTGIGTVVAEGKQVMQVDGKEYLLEKPLRADVALLGASISDRDGNLVYRGTMQNFNPLMAMAADMVIAETSELVETGDLKPEDVRTPSIFVDYIAI
- a CDS encoding DUF4493 domain-containing protein; this encodes MKLKLLSGIGLIVFLGCSKEDVKVAQQKGFVKISAQVDARVRLKAALAVDNYDVSITSKADAKFSYGKKVSAIGANPVELEVGEYTIKVNSPSVALPGFSVPLYGASQDFAITAGTTKNLSLVCKQTNAGIKVGYSDAFKKYCTDKSLSYSTSIEQAGSSLTYATSETRVGYFNSGTVNVTVNVGDKSSSSALTLAAQDLVNLSIDMTSEDPSKVVLTITGVDDVNTRDEKITISLKPNASTETLKLSEDFASITTGDNISSSGSAAVWAGDDIFISATKAYKAGGAIKLGIDGTEGSIVSKTLDLSANSGNVTVKVKVKGWEKVESSLLIMVDKIEKEVPYNAIMSGEFEEVTASFPKAGTSSSKITIKSSKKRLFIDDVKVYN
- a CDS encoding DUF3575 domain-containing protein: MRRFILSLIILASASAYGQTYIKLNAPAVLVKAFNPSIETRLSNKWTFEFDMLMTFRNETNDKGPFRILMLQPEGRYYFNEINKGFFVGINTGYAMFRMTKPHWLFKEDYNSLHEYQMGWSVQAGVTLGYEWKIKDRWLIDAFVGGGRQWSNYYGFNFQTGEQYEKFNGSAEYMPYKGGINIGYRLGK
- the rmuC gene encoding DNA recombination protein RmuC, which gives rise to MNSILTVLTISNLALIALILFLLSRLKELHLSQNQQVQEIHKMEESMREEFRRNREEFSRLASEGRKEQTHSFSALTTAINQQLQYIARSNEERMEKMRFDNNTMLERMRETVDEKLNKTLEERLGQSFKMVSERLELVHKGLGEMHELANGVGDLKKVLTNVKTRGIFGEIQLSVILNQILTPSQFGQNVMVKEGSKEAVEFAIKLPGKSDDEVLWLPIDSKFPMDVYHNLVTAYETGSAAAIQESNRLLTKSIMVNAKTISEKYINPPYTADFAIMFLPVEGLFAEVVRNSTLVEQAYRDYKVIITGPTTVTALLNSFQLGFKTLAIEKRSNEVWKLLSAVKTEFTKFGDVLEKTKVKLNQASNELDSLVGVRTRAIQQKLKGIEQLSENDASTMID
- a CDS encoding SLBB domain-containing protein, whose translation is MMIVRRLSSLLLATIGLTLLSLSANSQNISPDMVEKARAVGVSQQQIDAAMKQQQGSTGSSVPVTKAVAPSSVDRNVKADSIYRTNEKMSSFVDDASKKKIVFGREIFSQKNLTFAPNMNLATPKNYRLGAGDELMINIYGASEDNIAQKISADGRVVIPNIGPVSLAGLTIEGAESKLRLTMSRIYSGLNGGGTHLTLSLRNIRSIKVNMVGEVVAPGTYTLPSLATLFNALYAAGGVNDIGSLRSIKVYRGSHMVGELDVYDYLLNGKFGSNVRLEDNDMVVVSPYDKLVTIEGNVKRPRIFEMKKGETLADAIRFAGDFKSSAYSENITLKRSNGRQFEVHTVDKADFKNFVMQDGDELTVGEVVKSFSNRVEIQGAVQRPGMFALTDKLSTVKQLIDKAEGVRGDAFLTRTQITRTLPDSSKQMVAVDLYALLNNKIGDVALENKDVLYIPSIYDLQKEFTVTIKGAVDSAATYPFRKDMTVEDLIVMAGGLKYEASLQQIEIARRIRDPYSLKPTDKAAEVFSFSIDDKLSISPEAKRFALAPYDEVYVRVSPGYEKQCNVTIRGEVVFRGDYVLSNKSQRLSEVITKAGGLTPQAYIKGARLLRKMTHDDSVRVISLVKLASRNSSKKDTIDIKKLDIGSEYFVGIDLEKAMSNAGSEYDVVLKEDDVIEVPQFSNTVRISGAVLYPNTVTYRKSVSLREYVSMAGGYDDGAKKRKAFVIYMNGTAARKKFWSSPRIEPGCEIVVPTKPERKGATAGEILGYSSSLASIAAMIATIISVTK
- a CDS encoding PhzF family phenazine biosynthesis protein; its protein translation is MQAYTLNAFSKSSQGGNPAGVILVADNLSDEEMQQIAAKVGLSETAFVSPSDKANFRVRFFTPVQEVDLCGHATIATFYLMHHLNIIKKGWYTQETNAGILRVEVGDRTVTMEQRPPIFYETIDKATVAKSLNISPNEFMEDLPIQIVSTGLKDIMVPVKSLEAINAIKPDFAEVAAISKMHGAIGYHIFTSETVNGNAAHCRNLAPLYGIDEEAATGSASGALAGYLYKYGMVAVPSKVTFEQGYTMKKPSEIVVELTRKPDGNILVMAGGSTCRIEQIKL
- a CDS encoding four helix bundle protein, with amino-acid sequence MTHKDLDVWKLSMGLVVDVYQLTDGLPKSETFGLTSQVRRAVVSVPSNIAEGAARKNLKEYIQFLYVALGSISEVDTQLKLILRLGFAEISPELLDKIEHVKKMLLNLIKVLKEKDVRR